The proteins below are encoded in one region of Cucurbita pepo subsp. pepo cultivar mu-cu-16 chromosome LG10, ASM280686v2, whole genome shotgun sequence:
- the LOC111803223 gene encoding pentatricopeptide repeat-containing protein At3g04760, chloroplastic-like isoform X2 has protein sequence MLFIFNYYYRIGRRQIRVHELNYLNKFQKGGANFAFVVNGVVYKCFDRFTSQPIACSEVGAFFSSSSWRDSSFGCSSRTYCSDTHGRNNGLDDANDELQKTDLEDSGDSSFFENPNEDYEKDRHFQFGDDIDAEESNDEEDEGGDVDDAADILWPNLSNKNHGQGNDFKRVEIGEDVFRSPSVRDTCKLIQLSSSWNRKFEGELRHLVRSLTPVQVCAVLLSLEDERLSLRFFYWADRLWRYRHDSSVYLVMLEILSRTKLCQGAKRVLRLMTRRGIQLWPEAFGFVMVSYSRAGRLRDAMKVLTLMQRAGVEPNLSICNTAIHILVVGNELKKALRFAERMVLIGIAPNVVTYNCLIKGYCNTYQVDQAMEMIDQMPSKGCSPDKVSYYTVMGCLCRDKRVNEIRELMKKMQTDSNLLPDHVTYNSLIHMLSKHGHGDEALEILREAEALRFKVDKVECSAIVHAYCREGKINKAKELVGEMFSNGCAPDVVTYTSVLDGFCRIGKLDQAKKMMQQMYKHNCKPNAVTYTTLLNGLCRNGRSLEARKMMNMSEEEWWTPNAITYSVVVHGLRREGKLNEACDLVREMIGKGFFPNPVEINLLVQSLCRDGKPHEANQLLKECMNKGCAVNVVNFTTVIHGYCQKDDLEAALSLLDDMYLCNKHPDTVTYTTLIDALGKTGRIEEATEFTMKMLRQGLVPSPVTYRSVIHQYCRKGRVEDLLKLLTKMLAKSRFQTAYNLVIEKLCKFGYLEEANSLLGEVLRTASRTDAKTCHVLMESYLSAGIPMSAYKVACRMFNRNLLPDLKLCEKVSKRLLIEGNLEEADRLILRFVERGCVSSQNQKHLQD, from the coding sequence ATgttattcattttcaattacTACTATAGAATAGGAAGAAGGCAAATCAGAGTCCATGAACTGAATTACCTAAATAAGTTTCAGAAAGGGGGTGCCAATTTTGCTTTTGTTGTGAATGGAGTTGTCTATAAATGCTTCGATCGTTTTACTTCACAGCCTATCGCATGTAGTGAAGTTGGCGCATTTTTCTCGTCTTCCTCTTGGAGAGATTCGAGTTTCGGCTGTAGTTCAAGAACTTACTGCAGTGATACTCATGGTAGAAATAATGGGTTGGATGATGCAAATGACGAATTACAGAAAACTGATTTGGAGGATTCCGGAGATTCGAGTTTCTTCGAAAATCCTAATGAGGATTATGAAAAGGATCGGCACTTTCAGTTCGGTGATGATATAGATGCTGAAGAATCTAATgacgaagaagatgaaggtgGGGATGTTGATGATGCCGCTGATATTTTGTGGCCTAATTTGTCAAATAAAAATCATGGACAAGGAAATGATTTCAAAAGAGTTGAAATCGGTGAGGATGTATTTCGATCTCCCTCAGTGAGAGATACTTGTAAACTGATCCAGCTAAGTTCCTCTTGGAATCGGAAGTTTGAAGGGGAATTGAGGCATTTAGTTAGAAGCCTAACTCCCGTGCAGGTATGTGCTGTTTTGCTCTCTCTGGAAGATGAAAGACTTTCTTTGCGCTTCTTCTATTGGGCAGATAGATTGTGGCGGTATAGACATGATTCATCTGTGTACTTAGTGATGCTTGAGATACTGAGTAGGACCAAATTATGTCAAGGTGCTAAACGGGTTCTTCGACTTATGACTCGTAGAGGAATTCAGCTTTGGCCTGAAGCTTTTGGTTTTGTAATGGTGTCATATAGTCGGGCAGGAAGATTGAGGGATGCAATGAAGGTCTTGACCTTGATGCAGAGGGCAGGTGTAGAACCTAATCTGTCTATTTGTAATACTGCAATCCATATTTTGGTGGTGGGCAATGAGTTAAAGAAGGCATTGAGGTTTGCAGAACGTATGGTTCTTATTGGCATTGCTCCAAATGTCGTGACTTATAATTGTTTGATCAAGGGCTATTGTAACACGTATCAGGTTGACCAAGCCATGGAAATGATTGATCAAATGCCATCTAAGGGATGTTCCCCAGATAAAGTTAGTTACTATACTGTCATGGGATGTCTCTGTAGAGACAAAAGGGTGAATGAAATTAGAgaattgatgaagaaaatgcAGACGGACAGTAACTTATTACCAGATCATGTTACTTACAATTCTCTAATCCATATGCTTTCCAAGCATGGCCACGGTGATGAGGCTCTAGAGATTCTTAGAGAAGCAGAAGCATTGCGATTTAAGGTTGACAAGGTTGAGTGTAGTGCAATAGTTCATGCATATTGCAGGGAAGGAAAGATTAATAAGGCAAAAGAGCTTGTTGGTGAAATGTTCTCCAACGGCTGTGCTCCAGATGTTGTAACATACACCTCTGTCCTTGATGGGTTTTGTCGCATAGGGAAACTTGATCAAGCAAAAAAGATGATGCAACAGATGTATAAGCATAACTGCAAACCTAATGCTGTAACATATACAACATTGCTAAATGGTCTTTGCCGCAATGGTAGATCCTTAGAAGCTAGAAAGATGATGAATATGAGTGAGGAAGAGTGGTGGACACCTAATGCAATTACTTATAGTGTTGTAGTTCATGGGTTACGTCGGGAAGGGAAATTGAATGAAGCGTGCGATTTAGTCAGGGAGATGATTGGAAAAGGTTTCTTTCCAAATCCAGTTGAAATTAACTTATTGGTGCAATCTCTTTGTCGGGATGGGAAACCACATGAAGCTAATCAGTTACTGAAGGAGTGCATGAACAAGGGTTGTGCTGTTAATGTAGTCAATTTCACCACTGTCATTCATGGATACTGTCAGAAAGATGATTTGGAAGCAGCACTGTCATTGTTAGATGATATGTACCTTTGCAACAAGCACCCTGATACCGTGACATACACAACTTTAATTGATGCACTGGGCAAGACTGGCCGTATAGAAGAAGCCACAGAATTTACAATGAAGATGCTGAGGCAAGGGTTGGTTCCTTCTCCTGTTACATACAGATCTGTCATCCACCAGTATTGTCGAAAAGGCCGGGTGGAAGATTTGTTGAAGTTATTGACGAAGATGCTTGCAAAAAGCAGATTTCAAACAGCATATAATTTAGTAATTGAGAAACTATGTAAATTTGGATACCTTGAGGAGGCCAACAGCCTTTTAGGTGAGGTTTTGAGAACAGCTTCAAGAACTGATGCTAAAACTTGTCATGTGCTTATGGAGAGTTATTTAAGTGCTGGAATTCCTATGTCAGCATATAAAGTTGCTTGTCGAATGTTCAATAGAAACCTACTTCCTGATTTAAAGTTATGTGAGAAGGTTAGCAAGAGACTTCTCATAGAAGGAAATTTGGAGGAGGCCGATAGGCTTATATTAAGGTTTGTTGAGCGTGGTTGTGTTTCatctcaaaatcaaaagcattTGCAGGACTGA
- the LOC111803223 gene encoding pentatricopeptide repeat-containing protein At3g04760, chloroplastic-like isoform X1, producing the protein MLFIFNYYYRIGRRQIRVHELNYLNKFQKGGANFAFVVNGVVYKCFDRFTSQPIACSEVGAFFSSSSWRDSSFGCSSRTYCSDTHGRNNGLDDANDELQKTDLEDSGDSSFFENPNEDYEKDRHFQFGDDIDAEESNDEEDEGGDVDDAADILWPNLSNKNHGQGNDFKRVEIGEDVFRSPSVRDTCKLIQLSSSWNRKFEGELRHLVRSLTPVQVCAVLLSLEDERLSLRFFYWADRLWRYRHDSSVYLVMLEILSRTKLCQGAKRVLRLMTRRGIQLWPEAFGFVMVSYSRAGRLRDAMKVLTLMQRAGVEPNLSICNTAIHILVVGNELKKALRFAERMVLIGIAPNVVTYNCLIKGYCNTYQVDQAMEMIDQMPSKGCSPDKVSYYTVMGCLCRDKRVNEIRELMKKMQTDSNLLPDHVTYNSLIHMLSKHGHGDEALEILREAEALRFKVDKVECSAIVHAYCREGKINKAKELVGEMFSNGCAPDVVTYTSVLDGFCRIGKLDQAKKMMQQMYKHNCKPNAVTYTTLLNGLCRNGRSLEARKMMNMSEEEWWTPNAITYSVVVHGLRREGKLNEACDLVREMIGKGFFPNPVEINLLVQSLCRDGKPHEANQLLKECMNKGCAVNVVNFTTVIHGYCQKDDLEAALSLLDDMYLCNKHPDTVTYTTLIDALGKTGRIEEATEFTMKMLRQGLVPSPVTYRSVIHQYCRKGRVEDLLKLLTKMLAKSRFQTAYNLVIEKLCKFGYLEEANSLLGEVLRTASRTDAKTCHVLMESYLSAGIPMSAYKVACRMFNRNLLPDLKLCEKVSKRLLIEGNLEEADRLILRLERRSSLFHFLLALLWVLVTHCPRLAHIS; encoded by the exons ATgttattcattttcaattacTACTATAGAATAGGAAGAAGGCAAATCAGAGTCCATGAACTGAATTACCTAAATAAGTTTCAGAAAGGGGGTGCCAATTTTGCTTTTGTTGTGAATGGAGTTGTCTATAAATGCTTCGATCGTTTTACTTCACAGCCTATCGCATGTAGTGAAGTTGGCGCATTTTTCTCGTCTTCCTCTTGGAGAGATTCGAGTTTCGGCTGTAGTTCAAGAACTTACTGCAGTGATACTCATGGTAGAAATAATGGGTTGGATGATGCAAATGACGAATTACAGAAAACTGATTTGGAGGATTCCGGAGATTCGAGTTTCTTCGAAAATCCTAATGAGGATTATGAAAAGGATCGGCACTTTCAGTTCGGTGATGATATAGATGCTGAAGAATCTAATgacgaagaagatgaaggtgGGGATGTTGATGATGCCGCTGATATTTTGTGGCCTAATTTGTCAAATAAAAATCATGGACAAGGAAATGATTTCAAAAGAGTTGAAATCGGTGAGGATGTATTTCGATCTCCCTCAGTGAGAGATACTTGTAAACTGATCCAGCTAAGTTCCTCTTGGAATCGGAAGTTTGAAGGGGAATTGAGGCATTTAGTTAGAAGCCTAACTCCCGTGCAGGTATGTGCTGTTTTGCTCTCTCTGGAAGATGAAAGACTTTCTTTGCGCTTCTTCTATTGGGCAGATAGATTGTGGCGGTATAGACATGATTCATCTGTGTACTTAGTGATGCTTGAGATACTGAGTAGGACCAAATTATGTCAAGGTGCTAAACGGGTTCTTCGACTTATGACTCGTAGAGGAATTCAGCTTTGGCCTGAAGCTTTTGGTTTTGTAATGGTGTCATATAGTCGGGCAGGAAGATTGAGGGATGCAATGAAGGTCTTGACCTTGATGCAGAGGGCAGGTGTAGAACCTAATCTGTCTATTTGTAATACTGCAATCCATATTTTGGTGGTGGGCAATGAGTTAAAGAAGGCATTGAGGTTTGCAGAACGTATGGTTCTTATTGGCATTGCTCCAAATGTCGTGACTTATAATTGTTTGATCAAGGGCTATTGTAACACGTATCAGGTTGACCAAGCCATGGAAATGATTGATCAAATGCCATCTAAGGGATGTTCCCCAGATAAAGTTAGTTACTATACTGTCATGGGATGTCTCTGTAGAGACAAAAGGGTGAATGAAATTAGAgaattgatgaagaaaatgcAGACGGACAGTAACTTATTACCAGATCATGTTACTTACAATTCTCTAATCCATATGCTTTCCAAGCATGGCCACGGTGATGAGGCTCTAGAGATTCTTAGAGAAGCAGAAGCATTGCGATTTAAGGTTGACAAGGTTGAGTGTAGTGCAATAGTTCATGCATATTGCAGGGAAGGAAAGATTAATAAGGCAAAAGAGCTTGTTGGTGAAATGTTCTCCAACGGCTGTGCTCCAGATGTTGTAACATACACCTCTGTCCTTGATGGGTTTTGTCGCATAGGGAAACTTGATCAAGCAAAAAAGATGATGCAACAGATGTATAAGCATAACTGCAAACCTAATGCTGTAACATATACAACATTGCTAAATGGTCTTTGCCGCAATGGTAGATCCTTAGAAGCTAGAAAGATGATGAATATGAGTGAGGAAGAGTGGTGGACACCTAATGCAATTACTTATAGTGTTGTAGTTCATGGGTTACGTCGGGAAGGGAAATTGAATGAAGCGTGCGATTTAGTCAGGGAGATGATTGGAAAAGGTTTCTTTCCAAATCCAGTTGAAATTAACTTATTGGTGCAATCTCTTTGTCGGGATGGGAAACCACATGAAGCTAATCAGTTACTGAAGGAGTGCATGAACAAGGGTTGTGCTGTTAATGTAGTCAATTTCACCACTGTCATTCATGGATACTGTCAGAAAGATGATTTGGAAGCAGCACTGTCATTGTTAGATGATATGTACCTTTGCAACAAGCACCCTGATACCGTGACATACACAACTTTAATTGATGCACTGGGCAAGACTGGCCGTATAGAAGAAGCCACAGAATTTACAATGAAGATGCTGAGGCAAGGGTTGGTTCCTTCTCCTGTTACATACAGATCTGTCATCCACCAGTATTGTCGAAAAGGCCGGGTGGAAGATTTGTTGAAGTTATTGACGAAGATGCTTGCAAAAAGCAGATTTCAAACAGCATATAATTTAGTAATTGAGAAACTATGTAAATTTGGATACCTTGAGGAGGCCAACAGCCTTTTAGGTGAGGTTTTGAGAACAGCTTCAAGAACTGATGCTAAAACTTGTCATGTGCTTATGGAGAGTTATTTAAGTGCTGGAATTCCTATGTCAGCATATAAAGTTGCTTGTCGAATGTTCAATAGAAACCTACTTCCTGATTTAAAGTTATGTGAGAAGGTTAGCAAGAGACTTCTCATAGAAGGAAATTTGGAGGAGGCCGATAGGCTTATATTAAG GCTGGAAAGAAGATCTTCGCtgttccattttcttttggccCTTCTCTGGGTCCTTGTGACCCACTGCCCACGTCTTGCCCACATCTCCTGA
- the LOC111803227 gene encoding putative tyrosine-protein phosphatase auxilin isoform X1, protein MDESWRMRMGVPDLPRRRSAEGPSIRSFSKGAGPKNHEDFSDVFGGPPRSVLSRQFSGEVRNKQFDFFYEEMFRPPECFTSAKNAGRNLPVFRIPAGGEGFYNDIFGSDQERRSRDRSRQNSKGKSKSNSSSVLSSEEASPFRHVIGDDVVLSSFAAKLRPIHIPTKWSSSKMKPEEHQKKQGMSFFSFNRSASMENQYVDNEVKEPFRSSYCGFPQPMSSPETISLEPTSYRSMKVSMDDLEPNSPSSLMSSLCQESEAKPDVQVNVLSEEEDEVMSSYVIEIGSDNREGTNEAVALDEVIAWAKEKFNTQTSETDLSTRLNDSEQFVETEGRSASCEFSGEQLGVHDITRSSEVEERIWSAEEEKTESEKDMEMEDIDEDIKLWSSGKETNIRLLLSTLHHILWPRSGWHVTPLTSLMEGSQVKKAYQKARLCLHPDKLQQRGATNMQKYVAEKAFTVLQEAWTAFISQDAFF, encoded by the exons ATGGACGAGTCTTGGAGAATGAGGATGGGGGTGCCGGACCTCCCTCGGCGGCGATCGGCTGAGGGACCGTCGATTCGGTCCTTTTCCAAAGGTGCCGGACCTAAGAACCACGAAGACTTCTCCGACGTCTTTGGCGGTCCGCCGCGGAGTGTCCTATCGCGGCAATTCTCCGGGGAAGTTAGAAACAAGCAGTTCGACTTCTTCTACGAAGAAATGTTCCGACCTCCGGAATGTTTCACTTCGGCAAAGAATGCCGGTCGGAACTTGCCGGTTTTCAGGATTCCGGCGGGAGGCGAGGGGTTTTACAATGATATATTTGGATCCGATCAAGAGCGGCGATCGAGAGACAGGTCGAGGCAGAACTCGAAGGGGAAGTCAAAATCAAACTCGTCGTCGGTGTTGAGCTCCGAGGAGGCGAGCCCTTTCCGGCATGTAATCGGTGACGACGTCGTGTTATCCTCCTTCGCTGCGAAGCTCAG GCCTatccatatcccaacaaaaTGGAGCTCATCAAAGATGAAGCCTGAGGAGCATCAAAAGAAACAAGGGATGTCGTTCTTTTCATTCAACCGTTCTGCCTCCATGGAAAACCAGTACGTTGATAATGAGGTCAAGGAACCTTTCAGGAGCTCCTATTGTGGGTTCCCTCAGCCGATGTCATCTCCAGAAACTATTAGCCTTGAACCAACTTCATACAGGAGCATGAAAGTATCAATGGATGATTTAGAACCTAATTCCCCGTCATCTTTAATGTCTTCATTGTGCCAGGAGTCAGAAGCCAAACCTGATGTTCAAGTAAATGTGTTATCAGAAGAAGAGGACGAAGTAATGAGCTCTTATGTCATTGAGATTGGTTCTGATAATAGAGAGGGGACAAACGAAGCAGTTGCACTTGACGAAGTGATTGCTTGggcaaaagaaaagtttaatACACAGACTTCTGAGACCGATTTGAGCACAAGACTGAATGATAGTGAACAATTTGTTGAAACAGAAG GACGATCTGCTTCATGTGAATTTTCTGGTGAACAGTTGGGGGTTCATGATATAACACGATCTTCAGAG GTAGAAGAGAGAATTTGGTCAGCTGAAGAGGAAAAGACAGAGTCTGAAAAAGAT ATGGAAATGGAAGATATAGATGAAGATATAAAGTTATGGTCATCCGGCAAGGAAACCAACATCCGGCTGCTACTTTCAACACTCCATCAT ATTCTATGGCCCAGGAGTGGCTGGCATGTAACTCCACTTACAAGCCTTATGGAGGGTTCACAGGTGAAGAAAGCTTATCAGAAGGCAAGACTATGCCTCCATCCAGACAAGCTGCAGCAGAGAGGAGCAACAAACATGCAAAAATATGTCGCTGAAAAGGCTTTCACTGTCCTCCAG GAAGCATGGACAGCCTTCATTTCCCAAGATGCATTCTTTTGA
- the LOC111803227 gene encoding putative tyrosine-protein phosphatase auxilin isoform X2 codes for MDESWRMRMGVPDLPRRRSAEGPSIRSFSKGAGPKNHEDFSDVFGGPPRSVLSRQFSGEVRNKQFDFFYEEMFRPPECFTSAKNAGRNLPVFRIPAGGEGFYNDIFGSDQERRSRDRSRQNSKGKSKSNSSSVLSSEEASPFRHVIGDDVVLSSFAAKLRPIHIPTKWSSSKMKPEEHQKKQGMSFFSFNRSASMENQYVDNEVKEPFRSSYCGFPQPMSSPETISLEPTSYRSMKVSMDDLEPNSPSSLMSSLCQESEAKPDVQVNVLSEEEDEVMSSYVIEIGSDNREGTNEAVALDEVIAWAKEKFNTQTSETDLSTRLNDSEQFVETEGRSASCEFSGEQLGVHDITRSSEMEMEDIDEDIKLWSSGKETNIRLLLSTLHHILWPRSGWHVTPLTSLMEGSQVKKAYQKARLCLHPDKLQQRGATNMQKYVAEKAFTVLQEAWTAFISQDAFF; via the exons ATGGACGAGTCTTGGAGAATGAGGATGGGGGTGCCGGACCTCCCTCGGCGGCGATCGGCTGAGGGACCGTCGATTCGGTCCTTTTCCAAAGGTGCCGGACCTAAGAACCACGAAGACTTCTCCGACGTCTTTGGCGGTCCGCCGCGGAGTGTCCTATCGCGGCAATTCTCCGGGGAAGTTAGAAACAAGCAGTTCGACTTCTTCTACGAAGAAATGTTCCGACCTCCGGAATGTTTCACTTCGGCAAAGAATGCCGGTCGGAACTTGCCGGTTTTCAGGATTCCGGCGGGAGGCGAGGGGTTTTACAATGATATATTTGGATCCGATCAAGAGCGGCGATCGAGAGACAGGTCGAGGCAGAACTCGAAGGGGAAGTCAAAATCAAACTCGTCGTCGGTGTTGAGCTCCGAGGAGGCGAGCCCTTTCCGGCATGTAATCGGTGACGACGTCGTGTTATCCTCCTTCGCTGCGAAGCTCAG GCCTatccatatcccaacaaaaTGGAGCTCATCAAAGATGAAGCCTGAGGAGCATCAAAAGAAACAAGGGATGTCGTTCTTTTCATTCAACCGTTCTGCCTCCATGGAAAACCAGTACGTTGATAATGAGGTCAAGGAACCTTTCAGGAGCTCCTATTGTGGGTTCCCTCAGCCGATGTCATCTCCAGAAACTATTAGCCTTGAACCAACTTCATACAGGAGCATGAAAGTATCAATGGATGATTTAGAACCTAATTCCCCGTCATCTTTAATGTCTTCATTGTGCCAGGAGTCAGAAGCCAAACCTGATGTTCAAGTAAATGTGTTATCAGAAGAAGAGGACGAAGTAATGAGCTCTTATGTCATTGAGATTGGTTCTGATAATAGAGAGGGGACAAACGAAGCAGTTGCACTTGACGAAGTGATTGCTTGggcaaaagaaaagtttaatACACAGACTTCTGAGACCGATTTGAGCACAAGACTGAATGATAGTGAACAATTTGTTGAAACAGAAG GACGATCTGCTTCATGTGAATTTTCTGGTGAACAGTTGGGGGTTCATGATATAACACGATCTTCAGAG ATGGAAATGGAAGATATAGATGAAGATATAAAGTTATGGTCATCCGGCAAGGAAACCAACATCCGGCTGCTACTTTCAACACTCCATCAT ATTCTATGGCCCAGGAGTGGCTGGCATGTAACTCCACTTACAAGCCTTATGGAGGGTTCACAGGTGAAGAAAGCTTATCAGAAGGCAAGACTATGCCTCCATCCAGACAAGCTGCAGCAGAGAGGAGCAACAAACATGCAAAAATATGTCGCTGAAAAGGCTTTCACTGTCCTCCAG GAAGCATGGACAGCCTTCATTTCCCAAGATGCATTCTTTTGA
- the LOC111803223 gene encoding pentatricopeptide repeat-containing protein At3g04760, chloroplastic-like isoform X3 — MLFIFNYYYRIGRRQIRVHELNYLNKFQKGGANFAFVVNGVVYKCFDRFTSQPIACSEVGAFFSSSSWRDSSFGCSSRTYCSDTHGRNNGLDDANDELQKTDLEDSGDSSFFENPNEDYEKDRHFQFGDDIDAEESNDEEDEGGDVDDAADILWPNLSNKNHGQGNDFKRVEIGEDVFRSPSVRDTCKLIQLSSSWNRKFEGELRHLVRSLTPVQVCAVLLSLEDERLSLRFFYWADRLWRYRHDSSVYLVMLEILSRTKLCQGAKRVLRLMTRRGIQLWPEAFGFVMVSYSRAGRLRDAMKVLTLMQRAGVEPNLSICNTAIHILVVGNELKKALRFAERMVLIGIAPNVVTYNCLIKGYCNTYQVDQAMEMIDQMPSKGCSPDKVSYYTVMGCLCRDKRVNEIRELMKKMQTDSNLLPDHVTYNSLIHMLSKHGHGDEALEILREAEALRFKVDKVECSAIVHAYCREGKINKAKELVGEMFSNGCAPDVVTYTSVLDGFCRIGKLDQAKKMMQQMYKHNCKPNAVTYTTLLNGLCRNGRSLEARKMMNMSEEEWWTPNAITYSVVVHGLRREGKLNEACDLVREMIGKGFFPNPVEINLLVQSLCRDGKPHEANQLLKECMNKGCAVNVVNFTTVIHGYCQKDDLEAALSLLDDMYLCNKHPDTVTYTTLIDALGKTGRIEEATEFTMKMLRQGLVPSPVTYRSVIHQYCRKGRVEDLLKLLTKMLAKSRFQTAYNLVIEKLCKFGYLEEANSLLGEVLRTASRTDAKTCHVLMESYLSAGIPMSAYKVACRMFNRNLLPDLKLCEKVSKRLLIEGNLEEADRLILRLGTRVLF, encoded by the exons ATgttattcattttcaattacTACTATAGAATAGGAAGAAGGCAAATCAGAGTCCATGAACTGAATTACCTAAATAAGTTTCAGAAAGGGGGTGCCAATTTTGCTTTTGTTGTGAATGGAGTTGTCTATAAATGCTTCGATCGTTTTACTTCACAGCCTATCGCATGTAGTGAAGTTGGCGCATTTTTCTCGTCTTCCTCTTGGAGAGATTCGAGTTTCGGCTGTAGTTCAAGAACTTACTGCAGTGATACTCATGGTAGAAATAATGGGTTGGATGATGCAAATGACGAATTACAGAAAACTGATTTGGAGGATTCCGGAGATTCGAGTTTCTTCGAAAATCCTAATGAGGATTATGAAAAGGATCGGCACTTTCAGTTCGGTGATGATATAGATGCTGAAGAATCTAATgacgaagaagatgaaggtgGGGATGTTGATGATGCCGCTGATATTTTGTGGCCTAATTTGTCAAATAAAAATCATGGACAAGGAAATGATTTCAAAAGAGTTGAAATCGGTGAGGATGTATTTCGATCTCCCTCAGTGAGAGATACTTGTAAACTGATCCAGCTAAGTTCCTCTTGGAATCGGAAGTTTGAAGGGGAATTGAGGCATTTAGTTAGAAGCCTAACTCCCGTGCAGGTATGTGCTGTTTTGCTCTCTCTGGAAGATGAAAGACTTTCTTTGCGCTTCTTCTATTGGGCAGATAGATTGTGGCGGTATAGACATGATTCATCTGTGTACTTAGTGATGCTTGAGATACTGAGTAGGACCAAATTATGTCAAGGTGCTAAACGGGTTCTTCGACTTATGACTCGTAGAGGAATTCAGCTTTGGCCTGAAGCTTTTGGTTTTGTAATGGTGTCATATAGTCGGGCAGGAAGATTGAGGGATGCAATGAAGGTCTTGACCTTGATGCAGAGGGCAGGTGTAGAACCTAATCTGTCTATTTGTAATACTGCAATCCATATTTTGGTGGTGGGCAATGAGTTAAAGAAGGCATTGAGGTTTGCAGAACGTATGGTTCTTATTGGCATTGCTCCAAATGTCGTGACTTATAATTGTTTGATCAAGGGCTATTGTAACACGTATCAGGTTGACCAAGCCATGGAAATGATTGATCAAATGCCATCTAAGGGATGTTCCCCAGATAAAGTTAGTTACTATACTGTCATGGGATGTCTCTGTAGAGACAAAAGGGTGAATGAAATTAGAgaattgatgaagaaaatgcAGACGGACAGTAACTTATTACCAGATCATGTTACTTACAATTCTCTAATCCATATGCTTTCCAAGCATGGCCACGGTGATGAGGCTCTAGAGATTCTTAGAGAAGCAGAAGCATTGCGATTTAAGGTTGACAAGGTTGAGTGTAGTGCAATAGTTCATGCATATTGCAGGGAAGGAAAGATTAATAAGGCAAAAGAGCTTGTTGGTGAAATGTTCTCCAACGGCTGTGCTCCAGATGTTGTAACATACACCTCTGTCCTTGATGGGTTTTGTCGCATAGGGAAACTTGATCAAGCAAAAAAGATGATGCAACAGATGTATAAGCATAACTGCAAACCTAATGCTGTAACATATACAACATTGCTAAATGGTCTTTGCCGCAATGGTAGATCCTTAGAAGCTAGAAAGATGATGAATATGAGTGAGGAAGAGTGGTGGACACCTAATGCAATTACTTATAGTGTTGTAGTTCATGGGTTACGTCGGGAAGGGAAATTGAATGAAGCGTGCGATTTAGTCAGGGAGATGATTGGAAAAGGTTTCTTTCCAAATCCAGTTGAAATTAACTTATTGGTGCAATCTCTTTGTCGGGATGGGAAACCACATGAAGCTAATCAGTTACTGAAGGAGTGCATGAACAAGGGTTGTGCTGTTAATGTAGTCAATTTCACCACTGTCATTCATGGATACTGTCAGAAAGATGATTTGGAAGCAGCACTGTCATTGTTAGATGATATGTACCTTTGCAACAAGCACCCTGATACCGTGACATACACAACTTTAATTGATGCACTGGGCAAGACTGGCCGTATAGAAGAAGCCACAGAATTTACAATGAAGATGCTGAGGCAAGGGTTGGTTCCTTCTCCTGTTACATACAGATCTGTCATCCACCAGTATTGTCGAAAAGGCCGGGTGGAAGATTTGTTGAAGTTATTGACGAAGATGCTTGCAAAAAGCAGATTTCAAACAGCATATAATTTAGTAATTGAGAAACTATGTAAATTTGGATACCTTGAGGAGGCCAACAGCCTTTTAGGTGAGGTTTTGAGAACAGCTTCAAGAACTGATGCTAAAACTTGTCATGTGCTTATGGAGAGTTATTTAAGTGCTGGAATTCCTATGTCAGCATATAAAGTTGCTTGTCGAATGTTCAATAGAAACCTACTTCCTGATTTAAAGTTATGTGAGAAGGTTAGCAAGAGACTTCTCATAGAAGGAAATTTGGAGGAGGCCGATAGGCTTATATTAAG GTTGGGTACTAGAGTGCTCTTTTGA